The Microbacterium sp. KUDC0406 genome includes a window with the following:
- a CDS encoding ABC transporter ATP-binding protein — translation MSPSTSSGTQPEKQTRRERALAARAAKGGAAVAEPETPLTEAQKAEEEQAEKARQAGGGMFDGPAPGKADHFGPSFKRMIGLLKPSALWFVLVSFFGAIGVVLAVIAPKVLGEATNVVYEGFISKTLGDNGFPQGMPQDQVVEALRAADQGTFADMVAAMDTFTVGAGVDFDRLRYIIVAVLAIYVASAFLSWIQGYVINVIMVRTMWRLREDVEAKINRLPLSYFDKVQRGELISRVTNDIDNITQTMQQSLSGALTSVLTVVGVLVMMFSISWQLALVALVALPLMGVIFGVIGPRSQKAFGIQWRKVGRLNARVEEAFSGHALVKVFGREKDALESFQEENEELFQASFKAQFLSGVIMPAMQFIGSLTYVGIAVLGGLMVANGSLRLGDVQAFIQYSQQFTQPLSELGGMAAVVQSGTASAERVFEFLDADEQEPDAENAPTVKDGKGVIEFEHVAFSYTPDRPLITDLSFRVEPGQTVAIVGPTGAGKTTLVNLIMRFYELSGGRILLDGQDIAEMTREDLRSRTGMVLQDPWLFAGSILENIRYGQASATDEEVLDAARATYVDRFVHALPEGYETVLDEDASNVSAGERQLITIARAFVSQPSILILDEATSAVDTRTELLLQHAMAALRQGRTSFVIAHRLSTIRDADLILVMEHGDIVEKGNHDELIAAQGAYWRLYQSQFEQAASDIDAEEALTGSTPVIVSGEADEVPVPGAAAAPVLPVTEFVSEVAEGEAHPAADADDRA, via the coding sequence ATGAGCCCTTCGACGAGCTCAGGGACCCAGCCGGAGAAGCAGACCCGGCGTGAGCGCGCCCTCGCCGCCCGTGCCGCCAAGGGTGGAGCCGCCGTGGCCGAGCCGGAGACTCCGCTGACCGAGGCGCAGAAGGCCGAGGAGGAGCAGGCCGAGAAGGCGCGCCAGGCCGGCGGTGGCATGTTCGACGGCCCGGCCCCCGGCAAGGCCGACCACTTCGGCCCCAGCTTCAAGCGCATGATCGGACTGCTGAAGCCGTCCGCGCTGTGGTTCGTGCTGGTGTCGTTCTTCGGAGCCATCGGCGTCGTGCTCGCCGTGATCGCGCCGAAGGTGCTGGGCGAGGCGACCAACGTCGTCTACGAGGGCTTCATCTCGAAGACGCTCGGCGACAACGGCTTCCCGCAGGGCATGCCGCAGGACCAGGTGGTCGAGGCGCTGCGCGCCGCCGACCAGGGCACCTTCGCCGACATGGTCGCCGCGATGGACACCTTCACCGTCGGCGCCGGCGTCGACTTCGATCGGCTGCGGTACATCATCGTGGCCGTGCTGGCGATCTACGTGGCATCCGCTTTCCTGAGCTGGATCCAGGGCTACGTGATCAACGTCATCATGGTGCGCACGATGTGGCGTCTGCGCGAGGACGTCGAGGCGAAGATCAACCGCCTGCCGCTGTCGTACTTCGACAAGGTGCAGCGCGGTGAGCTGATCTCGCGCGTCACCAACGACATCGACAACATCACCCAGACCATGCAGCAGTCGCTGTCGGGTGCGCTCACCTCGGTGCTCACCGTGGTCGGCGTGCTGGTGATGATGTTCTCGATCTCATGGCAGCTGGCGCTTGTCGCCCTCGTGGCGCTGCCGCTGATGGGCGTCATCTTCGGCGTCATCGGCCCCCGCTCGCAGAAGGCCTTCGGCATCCAGTGGCGCAAGGTCGGCCGGCTCAACGCTCGCGTCGAGGAGGCGTTCTCGGGCCACGCCCTGGTGAAGGTGTTCGGTCGCGAGAAGGACGCACTGGAGAGCTTCCAGGAAGAGAACGAAGAACTCTTCCAGGCCAGCTTCAAGGCGCAGTTCCTGTCGGGAGTGATCATGCCGGCGATGCAGTTCATCGGCAGCCTCACCTATGTCGGCATCGCCGTGCTGGGCGGCCTGATGGTGGCCAACGGCAGTCTGCGACTCGGCGACGTGCAGGCGTTCATCCAGTACTCGCAGCAGTTCACCCAGCCACTCAGCGAGCTGGGCGGCATGGCCGCGGTCGTGCAGTCCGGCACCGCGTCGGCGGAGCGGGTGTTCGAGTTCCTCGACGCCGACGAGCAGGAGCCGGATGCCGAGAACGCGCCGACCGTGAAGGACGGCAAGGGCGTCATCGAGTTCGAGCACGTCGCCTTCTCCTACACGCCGGATCGACCGCTGATCACCGACCTGTCGTTCCGGGTGGAACCGGGACAGACGGTCGCGATCGTCGGTCCGACCGGTGCGGGCAAGACCACGCTCGTGAACCTCATCATGCGCTTCTACGAGCTCAGCGGCGGACGCATCCTGCTCGACGGCCAGGACATCGCGGAGATGACCCGCGAAGACCTGCGGTCGCGCACCGGAATGGTGCTGCAGGATCCGTGGCTGTTCGCCGGCAGCATCCTGGAGAACATCCGCTACGGCCAGGCATCCGCCACCGACGAGGAGGTGCTCGACGCAGCCAGGGCGACCTACGTCGACAGGTTCGTGCACGCCCTCCCCGAGGGCTACGAGACCGTGCTCGACGAGGATGCGTCCAATGTGTCGGCCGGTGAGCGACAGTTGATCACGATCGCGCGTGCGTTCGTGTCGCAGCCGTCGATCCTCATCCTCGACGAGGCGACATCGGCGGTCGACACCCGCACCGAGCTGCTGCTGCAGCACGCGATGGCGGCGCTGCGACAGGGACGCACCTCGTTCGTGATCGCGCACCGGCTGTCCACGATCCGCGACGCGGACCTCATCCTGGTCATGGAGCACGGCGACATCGTCGAGAAGGGCAACCACGACGAGCTGATCGCGGCCCAGGGCGCTTACTGGCGGCTGTACCAGTCGCAGTTCGAGCAGGCCGCGTCCGACATCGACGCCGAAGAGGCGCTCACCGGCAGCACGCCGGTGATCGTCAGCGGCGAGGCGGACGAGGTCCCGGTTCCCGGCGCGGCGGCCGCGCCGGTGCTGCCGGTGACCGAGTTCGTGTCGGAGGTCGCCGAGGGCGAGGCCCACCCGGCAGCCGACGCCGACGACCGGGCCTGA
- a CDS encoding D-alanyl-D-alanine carboxypeptidase family protein produces the protein MTIDEPTSPPRTRREARAQSGSHRSVDPTGVNAFFQGSSGARPGPAQRDATDAPAGGTGEQLEPVDDQDAHEEPTTSTAMLRTLFGESEAGEESDEPGTGEVDAFTRAMFGTTAPRTAAPAEPVNAGSPASDAGQPGADRAGVADTTTTAGLAALLGGTPAAVAAEPSAAETFDAEPLDPDDDATRVASVVSGIPGWQDETAPDTAFLDVEDSSAPAAEQDGLPATMAFFAAADAAAAATAAAAAEEAPAAADAAAPAEPTAPGAGPGLGLDLGDDPDESDGPAVAWADESRPATALTWIDTDSVRTRTGPATLAARTSPDDESDLLRGLRRTPGWLRPRVLIPCGVVLALVGAYSATTLLAPLDNVAPAIDAVSVTIEPAPGAAVSWSAKGTSAVDVQGFATAASSGAKRPIASISKVVSVMMVLQEMPLKPGEQGPSFAFDYGDQREYWQYVRSDQSALDVPAGGSLTEYQMLEGVLLGSANNYIDRLADEIWGSKDAFASAAQQWLSDQGLDDTTIISPSGRDERNVATTADLLDLGEIAMRNPVFAEIVGKKSADIPGPGVVKNTNKMLTEDPGVVGIKTGTLDGDWNLLTAKDVKVGDTTVRLSAVALGQDSDKERIAVNRALYAGVEKTLAEQSPTVPKGTVVGTIDTVWGERSDVVTDADAQVVMWNGSTAQAASTLDLGDARNAGAAVGSLTVTGAIDTAKTDVSLKSTVDAPSAWWRLTHPLDLFGLNG, from the coding sequence GTGACCATCGACGAGCCCACTTCGCCGCCGCGCACGCGTCGCGAGGCGCGCGCGCAGTCCGGCTCCCATCGAAGCGTCGATCCGACGGGCGTGAACGCGTTCTTCCAGGGCTCGAGCGGTGCCCGGCCGGGGCCGGCCCAGAGGGATGCCACGGACGCTCCTGCCGGTGGCACCGGCGAGCAGCTCGAGCCGGTGGACGACCAGGACGCGCACGAAGAGCCGACGACGAGCACCGCGATGCTGCGCACGCTGTTCGGCGAGTCCGAGGCCGGCGAGGAGTCCGACGAGCCCGGGACAGGCGAAGTGGACGCGTTCACCCGTGCCATGTTCGGCACGACCGCGCCGCGAACCGCCGCACCGGCGGAGCCTGTGAACGCCGGTTCGCCAGCATCAGACGCCGGCCAACCGGGCGCGGACCGCGCCGGCGTGGCCGACACGACCACGACCGCCGGTCTCGCGGCCCTGCTGGGCGGCACACCCGCGGCCGTCGCCGCGGAGCCGTCCGCCGCAGAGACCTTCGACGCCGAACCCCTCGATCCCGACGACGACGCCACGCGCGTGGCATCCGTCGTCTCGGGGATCCCCGGATGGCAGGACGAGACGGCACCGGACACCGCGTTCCTCGACGTCGAGGACTCCTCCGCACCAGCGGCCGAGCAGGACGGACTGCCCGCCACCATGGCGTTCTTCGCCGCCGCCGACGCCGCCGCGGCAGCCACCGCCGCAGCTGCAGCGGAGGAGGCACCCGCCGCCGCCGACGCCGCCGCGCCGGCCGAGCCCACCGCGCCCGGGGCCGGCCCCGGCCTCGGCCTGGACCTGGGCGACGATCCCGATGAATCCGATGGCCCGGCTGTGGCGTGGGCCGACGAGTCCCGGCCGGCGACCGCCCTGACCTGGATCGACACGGACTCGGTGCGCACCCGGACCGGCCCCGCCACACTCGCCGCGCGGACATCGCCCGACGACGAGTCCGATCTGCTGCGCGGACTGCGCAGGACTCCGGGCTGGCTGCGCCCCCGCGTGCTCATCCCGTGCGGCGTCGTCCTCGCCCTGGTCGGCGCCTACTCCGCCACGACTCTGCTGGCGCCGCTCGACAACGTGGCACCGGCGATCGACGCGGTGTCCGTGACGATCGAGCCCGCCCCAGGCGCCGCCGTCAGCTGGTCCGCGAAGGGCACTTCGGCCGTGGACGTGCAGGGATTCGCCACGGCCGCATCGAGCGGTGCGAAGAGGCCGATCGCAAGCATCTCGAAGGTCGTCTCGGTGATGATGGTGCTCCAGGAGATGCCGCTGAAGCCCGGAGAGCAGGGGCCCTCTTTCGCCTTCGACTACGGCGACCAGCGCGAGTACTGGCAGTACGTGCGTTCGGATCAGTCCGCCCTCGATGTGCCCGCGGGCGGCTCGCTCACCGAGTACCAGATGCTCGAGGGCGTGCTGCTCGGCTCCGCCAACAACTACATCGACCGCCTGGCGGACGAGATCTGGGGCTCGAAGGACGCCTTCGCCTCGGCCGCGCAACAGTGGCTGTCCGATCAGGGGCTGGACGACACCACGATCATCTCGCCGTCAGGGCGCGACGAGCGCAACGTCGCGACCACCGCCGATCTGCTCGACCTCGGCGAGATCGCGATGCGCAACCCCGTGTTCGCCGAGATCGTCGGCAAGAAGTCGGCGGACATCCCCGGCCCCGGCGTCGTGAAGAACACGAACAAGATGCTCACCGAGGACCCGGGGGTCGTCGGCATCAAGACCGGCACGCTCGACGGAGACTGGAACCTGCTCACCGCGAAGGACGTCAAGGTCGGAGACACGACCGTGCGACTGTCGGCCGTTGCGCTCGGCCAGGACAGCGACAAGGAGCGCATCGCGGTGAACCGCGCGCTGTACGCCGGCGTCGAGAAGACTCTGGCCGAGCAGTCGCCCACCGTGCCCAAGGGGACGGTGGTGGGCACCATCGACACCGTCTGGGGCGAGCGCAGCGACGTGGTCACCGATGCCGACGCCCAGGTCGTGATGTGGAACGGCTCGACCGCGCAGGCCGCGTCGACCCTCGATCTGGGCGACGCGCGGAATGCCGGTGCCGCCGTCGGGTCGCTCACCGTGACCGGGGCGATCGACACCGCGAAGACGGATGTCTCGCTGAAGAGCACGGTCGACGCCCCGTCCGCGTGGTGGCGCCTGACGCATCCGCTGGATCTGTTCGGGCTGAACGGCTGA
- a CDS encoding ECF transporter S component, with protein sequence MSASTSVSDAKAAEKTAPSRNLRWRVVDIVVAAVLGVAVGLLFWAWNIVGGAWFGAADALTPGLGGIAVGIWLIGGVIGGLVIRKPGAALVVEVVAAIISMLIGNVWGVSTVFSGIVQGLGAELIFALFAYRRFGIGVAALAGVGAAAAAWVFELFYGSSPNILKSFEFNAIYLGALIVSGALLAGAVGWFLVRALASTGALSRFAAGREARREV encoded by the coding sequence ATGAGTGCATCCACATCCGTGTCGGACGCGAAGGCCGCCGAGAAGACCGCTCCGTCGCGCAACCTGCGCTGGCGGGTCGTCGACATCGTCGTCGCCGCCGTGCTCGGCGTCGCCGTCGGGCTGCTGTTCTGGGCCTGGAACATCGTCGGGGGCGCCTGGTTCGGTGCCGCCGACGCGCTGACGCCCGGCCTCGGCGGGATCGCCGTCGGCATCTGGCTGATCGGCGGGGTGATCGGCGGACTCGTCATCCGCAAGCCCGGCGCCGCCCTGGTCGTCGAGGTCGTCGCCGCGATCATCTCGATGCTGATCGGCAACGTCTGGGGCGTCTCCACGGTGTTCTCCGGCATCGTGCAGGGCCTGGGTGCCGAACTGATCTTCGCTCTGTTCGCCTATCGCCGGTTCGGCATCGGCGTCGCCGCCCTCGCCGGCGTCGGCGCGGCGGCGGCCGCCTGGGTCTTCGAGCTTTTCTACGGCAGCTCGCCGAACATCCTGAAGTCCTTCGAGTTCAACGCGATCTACCTCGGTGCACTGATCGTCTCGGGTGCGCTGCTGGCCGGCGCGGTGGGCTGGTTCCTGGTACGGGCTCTCGCGTCGACCGGAGCGCTCAGCAGGTTCGCGGCGGGCCGAGAAGCGCGCCGCGAGGTCTGA